The Gemmata palustris genome includes a region encoding these proteins:
- a CDS encoding EF-hand domain-containing protein, producing the protein MTRLLALLATLVLGGSAFTADPDLVFPGSEKSAHLRLEIAADATAPEAAWAAFLDKLFAHFDRDNDGKLSAPEANRVFPLPLPGGHAVAMNFAALDKAQSGRVTPVEFRAFYRDRGFTPVTIVNQFAPAETLALSEALFRHLDRDNDGQLSAAELRRAAGLLKRLDENEDEVLTAAELLGENRAAFQSDPAGLKLAAPEKTAPNATLRLALSGKPALAGVSEAFELSADGTRLRVPGGVCVVRITKADPTTAFRAAKSFYLAQFKATTGDKPARKQVFDDDPTAQVLAGLFDSADRDGDGKLTRAELEALFDLIELGIACRVLVTATDRGRNLFDLFDTNGDGRLDLDELIRAGRNVPGALARDKSLERSAVPASYQLTVSRGPLGDSFGPVPFGAAPKPKPLLPRAARGPAWFRAMDKNGDGYVSAREFIGAPDLFTKLDTNGDGRISTEEAESANP; encoded by the coding sequence GTGACGCGGCTCCTGGCACTGCTTGCAACTTTGGTTCTGGGTGGTTCGGCTTTCACAGCGGACCCGGATCTCGTGTTTCCCGGAAGCGAGAAGTCCGCGCACCTCCGGCTCGAGATCGCGGCCGACGCCACCGCACCCGAGGCCGCGTGGGCCGCGTTCCTCGACAAGCTGTTCGCGCACTTCGATCGCGATAACGACGGCAAGCTGTCGGCCCCGGAAGCGAATCGCGTGTTCCCGCTTCCCCTCCCGGGCGGGCACGCGGTCGCGATGAACTTCGCCGCCCTCGATAAGGCGCAATCCGGCCGGGTCACGCCCGTGGAGTTCCGCGCGTTCTACCGCGACCGCGGGTTCACCCCGGTAACGATCGTCAATCAATTCGCTCCGGCCGAAACACTGGCCCTGAGCGAAGCCCTGTTCCGGCACCTCGATCGCGACAACGACGGTCAGCTCTCGGCTGCGGAACTGCGTCGGGCCGCGGGGCTCCTCAAGCGCCTCGACGAAAACGAGGACGAGGTGCTGACCGCCGCGGAACTGCTTGGCGAGAACCGCGCCGCGTTCCAATCGGACCCAGCCGGCTTGAAGCTCGCCGCGCCCGAGAAAACTGCACCCAATGCGACGCTGCGACTCGCGCTGAGCGGAAAGCCCGCACTTGCCGGCGTGAGCGAAGCGTTCGAACTTTCCGCCGACGGCACGCGATTGCGGGTACCGGGCGGGGTCTGCGTCGTGCGCATCACGAAGGCCGACCCGACGACCGCGTTCCGCGCAGCGAAGAGCTTCTACCTCGCACAGTTCAAAGCCACCACGGGCGACAAACCCGCGCGGAAGCAGGTCTTCGATGACGACCCCACTGCGCAGGTTCTCGCGGGCCTGTTCGATTCGGCCGACCGCGACGGCGACGGCAAACTCACGCGCGCAGAACTGGAAGCGCTCTTCGATCTCATCGAACTCGGGATCGCGTGCCGCGTACTGGTGACCGCGACCGATCGCGGGCGGAACCTGTTCGACCTGTTCGATACGAACGGCGACGGTCGGCTCGACCTCGACGAACTGATCCGGGCCGGCCGGAACGTGCCGGGCGCACTCGCCCGCGACAAGTCCCTGGAACGTAGCGCGGTACCCGCTTCGTACCAACTGACGGTTAGTCGCGGACCGCTCGGCGACTCGTTCGGTCCGGTCCCGTTCGGTGCGGCCCCGAAACCGAAACCGCTGCTCCCCCGCGCCGCACGTGGGCCGGCGTGGTTCCGGGCGATGGACAAGAACGGTGACGGCTACGTTTCCGCGCGCGAGTTCATTGGCGCGCCGGACCTATTTACGAAGCTGGACACCAATGGTGACGGGCGCATCAGTACCGAGGAAGCCGAGTCCGCGAACCCGTGA
- a CDS encoding PDZ domain-containing protein, whose product MTSRHPRIALGLFALAIGMCLLIPPFGPSASAQPKGRQKGDKEKDAPAPNFTLPDSWAKSFSWRNIGPANMGGRITAISVFEADPSTYWVATASGGLLKTTNNGVTFAHQFDKEATVSIGDVCVSPSNRDIVWVGTGENNPRNSVSFGDGVYKSTDGGKTWKHMGLKKSFQTGRIRVHPTNPEVVFVGALGRLYGPNEERGLFKTTDGGKTWEKALYVDDKTGAIDVCLHPTDPDTIFVAMWERRRDEYDSWPGGGIPDGYDSYDPVQKWGAGAGIYKSTDGGKTFKKLTTGLPTSNMGRIGLDIYRKDPKVMFAVIDCEKIGMGVPPKKGAVGSAYLGLTGEDAEGETGAKVTRVVTNGPADTAGVKVDDVVNKMGNQVIKTYDEALAVAASAKPTDKVTVQLKRGDKDVTVELTYGDRPVPKGGGGFGGPGGASATRPFAANYGGQAANVQEQQGPDGFQYGGVYKSTDGGESWKRINSINPRPMYFSQIRVDPSDEKFVYILGVTVTASRDGGRTFQPGSRAIHDDQHALWIDPKDGRHMIVGTDGGFYSTYDRGANWDHHNNMALGQFYHVAVCNKKPYWVYGGLQDNGCWGQPSMSLRGGGPVNEDVISLNSGDGYVCRVDPNDPDQVYAESQNGGMVRYNLRTGERASIKPTPTQGGPRYRFNWNTPYILSAANSHILYSAGNYVFKSVKKGDNPQIISPEISRTKHGSATALAESPRNPDVLFVGTDDGYLWRTKNGGKDWTNITDKIGLKKPTWIATIEPSRFADGRVYVCLDAHRMDDDSPHVYTTDDLGETWKPITGNLPVGSTRCLREDVTNPNLLFCGTEFALFASLDRGKSWTKINNNLPTVAVHEVAIHPTAGEIVAATHGRSLWILDVTALRQMASEKINDEVTLYKPNAVVRWQSLPSRGRSGRRFVGENPAPGAHIFYSLPKKATKVALEFQDIDGKKVGELTGGIDPGLHKLTWSTSAGGGGGGGFPGGGGGGGRFGGRQVPAGAYRIVLTVDGQTQSQSFTIEGDPAPARVLTGEEEDEEEDDDR is encoded by the coding sequence ATGACTTCGCGCCACCCTCGTATCGCGCTCGGCCTGTTCGCGCTCGCGATCGGTATGTGTCTTCTCATACCCCCGTTCGGCCCGAGTGCGTCGGCCCAACCCAAAGGCCGGCAAAAGGGCGACAAGGAGAAGGACGCCCCGGCACCCAACTTCACCCTGCCAGACAGTTGGGCGAAGTCCTTTTCGTGGCGCAACATCGGCCCCGCGAACATGGGCGGGCGCATCACGGCCATCTCCGTGTTCGAGGCGGACCCCTCGACCTACTGGGTCGCGACCGCGAGCGGCGGGTTGCTGAAAACCACTAACAACGGCGTCACGTTCGCGCACCAGTTCGACAAGGAAGCAACGGTTTCCATCGGCGACGTGTGTGTGTCCCCCTCAAACCGCGACATCGTGTGGGTCGGCACCGGGGAGAACAACCCGCGCAACTCCGTTTCGTTCGGCGACGGCGTGTACAAGAGCACCGACGGCGGGAAGACCTGGAAGCACATGGGGCTGAAGAAATCGTTCCAGACGGGGCGCATCCGCGTTCACCCGACGAACCCGGAGGTGGTTTTCGTCGGCGCGCTCGGTCGGCTCTACGGGCCGAACGAGGAGCGCGGGCTGTTCAAGACGACCGACGGCGGGAAGACCTGGGAGAAGGCCCTCTACGTCGACGACAAGACGGGCGCGATCGACGTGTGCCTGCACCCCACCGACCCGGACACGATCTTCGTCGCCATGTGGGAGCGCCGGCGGGACGAGTACGACTCGTGGCCCGGCGGCGGTATTCCCGACGGCTACGACTCCTACGACCCGGTGCAGAAGTGGGGTGCGGGGGCCGGCATCTACAAGAGCACGGACGGGGGGAAGACGTTCAAGAAACTGACCACCGGCCTCCCAACGAGCAACATGGGGCGCATCGGACTGGACATCTACCGCAAAGACCCGAAGGTGATGTTCGCGGTGATCGACTGCGAGAAGATCGGCATGGGCGTGCCACCCAAGAAGGGTGCGGTCGGCAGCGCGTACTTGGGTCTCACCGGCGAGGACGCCGAGGGCGAGACCGGGGCGAAGGTCACGCGCGTGGTCACCAACGGCCCGGCGGACACCGCGGGTGTGAAGGTCGATGACGTTGTGAACAAGATGGGCAACCAGGTCATCAAGACCTACGACGAGGCCCTCGCGGTCGCAGCCAGCGCCAAGCCGACCGATAAGGTGACGGTGCAACTCAAGCGCGGCGACAAGGACGTAACGGTCGAGCTGACGTATGGCGACCGCCCGGTCCCGAAGGGCGGGGGCGGCTTCGGCGGACCGGGGGGCGCATCGGCCACGCGCCCGTTCGCGGCCAACTACGGCGGACAGGCTGCGAACGTCCAGGAACAACAGGGGCCGGACGGCTTCCAGTACGGCGGCGTGTACAAGTCCACCGACGGCGGCGAATCGTGGAAGCGGATCAACAGCATCAACCCGCGCCCGATGTACTTCAGCCAGATCCGCGTCGATCCGAGCGACGAGAAGTTCGTGTACATCCTGGGCGTGACCGTGACCGCGTCGCGCGACGGCGGGCGCACGTTCCAGCCCGGGAGCCGCGCGATCCACGACGACCAGCACGCGCTCTGGATCGACCCGAAGGACGGCCGGCACATGATTGTCGGCACCGACGGCGGGTTCTACTCGACCTACGACCGCGGGGCGAACTGGGACCACCACAACAACATGGCCCTCGGCCAGTTCTACCACGTCGCGGTGTGCAACAAAAAGCCGTACTGGGTTTACGGCGGGTTACAGGACAACGGTTGCTGGGGGCAGCCGAGCATGAGTCTCCGCGGGGGCGGGCCGGTCAATGAAGACGTGATCTCGCTCAACAGCGGGGACGGGTACGTGTGCCGCGTCGATCCCAACGACCCGGACCAGGTGTACGCGGAGAGTCAGAACGGCGGCATGGTGCGGTACAACTTGCGCACCGGCGAGCGCGCCTCGATCAAGCCGACTCCCACACAGGGCGGCCCGCGCTACCGGTTCAACTGGAACACGCCGTACATTCTCTCGGCCGCGAACTCCCACATCCTTTACAGCGCCGGGAACTACGTCTTCAAGTCCGTGAAGAAGGGCGACAACCCGCAGATCATCTCGCCGGAAATTTCGCGCACGAAGCACGGCAGCGCCACCGCGCTGGCGGAATCGCCGCGGAACCCGGACGTGCTGTTCGTCGGGACCGACGACGGGTACCTCTGGCGCACCAAGAACGGCGGGAAGGACTGGACGAACATCACCGACAAAATCGGGCTGAAGAAGCCGACGTGGATCGCCACCATCGAGCCGTCGCGGTTCGCGGACGGGCGCGTGTACGTGTGCCTCGATGCGCACCGCATGGACGACGACAGCCCACACGTCTACACGACGGACGACCTGGGTGAGACGTGGAAACCGATCACGGGGAACCTGCCCGTTGGCTCCACGCGGTGCCTGCGGGAAGACGTCACGAATCCCAACTTGCTCTTCTGCGGGACGGAGTTCGCACTGTTCGCGTCACTCGATCGCGGGAAATCGTGGACGAAGATCAACAACAACCTCCCGACCGTCGCCGTTCACGAGGTGGCGATCCACCCGACCGCGGGCGAGATCGTGGCCGCCACGCACGGGCGCAGCTTGTGGATTCTGGACGTCACCGCGCTACGGCAGATGGCCTCGGAGAAGATCAACGACGAGGTGACGCTGTACAAGCCGAACGCGGTAGTTCGGTGGCAGAGCTTGCCGAGCCGCGGGCGCTCGGGTCGGCGGTTCGTCGGCGAGAACCCCGCGCCCGGGGCACACATCTTCTACTCACTGCCGAAGAAGGCGACGAAGGTGGCGCTTGAGTTCCAGGACATTGACGGCAAGAAGGTCGGCGAACTCACGGGCGGAATCGACCCCGGGCTGCACAAGCTGACCTGGAGCACCTCCGCTGGCGGCGGAGGGGGAGGTGGTTTCCCCGGCGGCGGAGGTGGGGGCGGACGCTTCGGCGGGCGCCAGGTTCCAGCCGGCGCGTACCGCATCGTGCTGACCGTTGACGGCCAAACGCAGAGCCAGAGCTTCACCATTGAAGGCGATCCCGCTCCGGCGCGCGTTCTGACGGGTGAAGAGGAAGACGAAGAAGAGGATGACGATCGCTGA
- a CDS encoding DUF1571 domain-containing protein, protein MRGKTWASVACAGLFVGGAVVAQPPKTEPAKTEAPKAPDGAKAGDALVSMIADARTALGKARDYTCTFTRQEMRNGTLSAEQVAEMKVRLNPGGVYVRFARPEATAGMEVAYTAARKSTKMQYRPAGVGGAKGFRTVDLDDTKFLAENRHPVTEWTMTAVLDRVTAATAREKTLNNPVEVYTGDFQFAGRNVTRYEILTRRPHAFRYAYRMMVYVDKETKLPLRYEAYDQPKGNAATGDLFEAYSFSDVKINVGLGESNFDY, encoded by the coding sequence ATGCGTGGGAAGACGTGGGCGTCGGTAGCGTGCGCCGGGCTGTTCGTGGGCGGGGCGGTCGTCGCCCAGCCGCCGAAGACCGAGCCGGCGAAAACCGAAGCGCCGAAGGCGCCCGACGGCGCGAAGGCCGGCGACGCGCTCGTGTCGATGATCGCGGACGCGCGCACGGCACTGGGCAAGGCCCGCGACTACACCTGCACGTTCACGCGCCAGGAGATGCGGAACGGGACGCTCTCGGCCGAGCAGGTCGCGGAGATGAAGGTGCGGCTGAACCCGGGCGGCGTGTACGTCCGGTTCGCCCGGCCCGAAGCGACCGCGGGCATGGAAGTGGCCTACACCGCGGCGCGGAAGAGCACGAAGATGCAGTACCGCCCGGCCGGGGTGGGCGGCGCGAAGGGGTTCCGAACGGTGGACCTCGACGACACCAAGTTCCTGGCCGAGAACCGGCACCCGGTTACCGAGTGGACCATGACCGCGGTCCTCGACCGCGTGACCGCGGCCACGGCCCGCGAGAAGACGCTGAACAACCCGGTCGAAGTGTACACGGGCGACTTCCAGTTCGCCGGGCGCAACGTGACCCGGTACGAGATCCTGACGCGCCGGCCGCACGCCTTCCGCTACGCCTACCGCATGATGGTGTACGTCGACAAGGAAACGAAGCTGCCGCTCCGGTACGAGGCCTACGACCAGCCGAAGGGCAACGCGGCCACGGGCGACCTGTTCGAGGCGTACAGCTTCAGCGACGTGAAGATCAACGTCGGCCTCGGTGAGAGCAACTTCGACTATTGA
- a CDS encoding MBL fold metallo-hydrolase: MPVQIHTVESQPFAENSYVVWKDGSPDAFVIDPGFEPDLILDALAERDLKLVAIVCTHGHCDHIAGNTALKQAHPDVPIIIGAGDAAMLTSSARNLSAAFGFDITSPPADRVVTEGETLTVAGIALEVFEIPGHSPGHVVYVIRETHPTTVLGGDVLFRGSVGRTDFPGGSHEQLKSGIRRVLWALPDNTVVYPGHGPVTTIGHEKRTNPFVAD, from the coding sequence ATGCCGGTTCAAATTCACACCGTCGAGTCGCAGCCGTTCGCCGAGAACTCTTACGTCGTGTGGAAGGACGGCAGCCCGGATGCGTTCGTGATCGACCCCGGCTTCGAGCCGGACCTGATCCTCGACGCGCTCGCGGAACGCGACCTCAAACTGGTCGCGATCGTCTGCACGCACGGGCACTGCGACCACATTGCGGGGAACACCGCACTCAAACAGGCTCACCCGGACGTGCCGATCATCATCGGCGCGGGCGACGCCGCGATGCTCACCAGTTCGGCCCGGAACCTGAGCGCGGCGTTCGGCTTCGACATCACCAGTCCGCCGGCCGACCGCGTGGTAACCGAAGGTGAAACGCTTACGGTGGCGGGGATCGCGTTGGAAGTGTTCGAGATCCCGGGGCACTCGCCCGGTCACGTCGTGTACGTGATCCGCGAGACGCACCCAACTACAGTGCTGGGTGGCGACGTGCTGTTTCGCGGGAGCGTGGGTCGAACCGACTTCCCGGGCGGGAGTCACGAGCAACTGAAGTCTGGAATCCGCCGCGTGCTGTGGGCACTGCCGGACAACACAGTGGTGTACCCCGGTCACGGGCCGGTCACGACCATCGGTCACGAGAAGCGCACAAACCCATTTGTTGCGGATTGA
- a CDS encoding heme-binding protein: MHTATDRAATRRTALQCEALEERSLLATAALAAGALTITGTDGNDRIRVVNDGGVLRVFDGTTNIGDFASAAVTTIAVSTGAGNDSVVISPKVTQPANINGGDGTNKLVAGGGAATLTTGSGRDALFGGSGVNTFNGAGGQNDIFKVKPTDVVLPNTGDRLLGSLPPGTTVSTPQETITASEVDALLKRAAAASASSDAIIVITDRNGQILGVRVESGVAAEITSNVNNLVFAIDGAYAKALTGAYFANNQGPLTSRTVQFISQSTITEREVESNPNITDPNSTVRGPGFVAPVGSKGHFPPGVANTPQVDLFQIEHTNRDGTFHVGADGIKGTADDVRLEQRFNIDPTYVPAGQDLTSPDSYGFQSGRLTGAQSRGIATLPGGIPIYKNGQVVGGIGVFFPGKTGYATEENSSLSATFDPTKADRSLEAEWIAFAAVGGTRASVDGTPTMPVDDLGGVALPTGFGLPTGRLDLVGIQLDVFGKGGAIEGGKQLQNVANLVGRGSANDGTNQIVNAGADGIANTADDITLRGGKAVPEGWLVTPHDGDGITAEEVTAIIANSIQQADKTRAAIRVPLGTRAKFVFAVSDRQGNVVGLFRQPDATVFSIDVAVAKSRNVAYYANPTQLQLIDQVQGLPSGAALTNRTFRYLGEPRFPEGIDAAPPGPFSQLNDDPTGTNRFTGLLTGAALPASAYQSVVGHDSFNPGTNFHSPFNVLNQNGIVFFPGSSPLYRGGILQGGFGVSGDGVDQDDVTTVGGQTGFEAPNPIRADQFLVNGVRLPYQKFNRNPEG; the protein is encoded by the coding sequence ATGCACACTGCGACCGACCGAGCCGCCACGCGGCGCACCGCCCTTCAATGCGAAGCGCTCGAGGAGCGGTCGCTGCTTGCGACCGCCGCGCTCGCAGCGGGCGCGCTGACGATCACCGGGACCGACGGCAACGACCGCATCCGCGTGGTCAACGACGGGGGCGTGCTCCGCGTCTTCGATGGCACGACGAACATTGGCGATTTCGCCTCGGCCGCGGTGACGACCATCGCGGTGAGCACCGGTGCGGGGAACGACTCGGTCGTGATCTCCCCGAAGGTGACGCAACCGGCCAACATCAACGGCGGGGACGGCACGAACAAGCTCGTCGCCGGCGGGGGCGCAGCGACGCTCACAACCGGGAGCGGGCGGGACGCGCTCTTCGGCGGGTCCGGGGTGAACACCTTCAACGGCGCCGGCGGGCAGAACGACATCTTCAAGGTGAAGCCGACCGACGTCGTGCTGCCGAACACGGGCGACCGGCTGCTCGGGTCGCTCCCGCCCGGCACGACCGTCTCCACGCCGCAAGAAACGATCACCGCGTCGGAAGTGGACGCTCTGCTGAAGCGGGCCGCCGCCGCGTCCGCCAGTTCGGACGCCATCATCGTTATCACGGACCGGAACGGGCAGATTCTCGGGGTCCGGGTCGAGAGCGGGGTCGCGGCGGAGATCACCAGTAACGTCAACAATTTGGTGTTCGCGATCGACGGGGCGTATGCGAAAGCGCTCACGGGGGCGTACTTCGCCAACAACCAGGGGCCGCTCACGTCGCGGACCGTCCAGTTCATCAGCCAGTCCACCATCACCGAGCGCGAGGTGGAATCGAACCCGAACATCACCGACCCGAACTCGACGGTGCGCGGGCCGGGGTTCGTTGCGCCGGTCGGCAGCAAGGGCCACTTCCCGCCGGGCGTGGCGAACACGCCGCAGGTCGACTTGTTCCAGATCGAGCACACGAACCGCGACGGCACGTTCCACGTCGGGGCCGACGGGATCAAGGGCACCGCGGACGACGTGCGGCTGGAGCAGCGGTTCAACATCGACCCGACTTATGTCCCTGCCGGCCAAGACCTTACTTCGCCGGACTCGTATGGCTTCCAGAGCGGGCGGCTCACCGGCGCACAGTCCCGCGGGATCGCGACCCTGCCCGGCGGCATTCCGATCTACAAGAACGGGCAGGTGGTCGGCGGCATCGGGGTCTTCTTCCCCGGTAAAACCGGGTACGCGACCGAGGAGAACTCGTCGCTCAGCGCCACCTTCGATCCGACGAAAGCGGACCGGTCGCTGGAAGCCGAGTGGATCGCGTTCGCGGCGGTCGGCGGTACCCGCGCGAGCGTGGACGGCACGCCCACCATGCCGGTTGACGATCTCGGCGGCGTCGCGCTGCCGACCGGCTTCGGGCTCCCGACCGGGCGCCTCGACCTCGTCGGCATTCAGCTCGACGTATTCGGTAAGGGCGGCGCGATCGAGGGCGGGAAGCAACTGCAAAACGTTGCCAACTTGGTGGGCCGTGGCAGCGCGAACGACGGCACCAATCAGATCGTGAACGCGGGCGCCGACGGCATCGCCAATACCGCCGACGACATCACGCTACGGGGTGGGAAAGCCGTACCAGAGGGGTGGCTGGTGACCCCGCACGACGGCGACGGGATCACGGCCGAAGAGGTGACGGCGATCATCGCCAACTCGATCCAGCAAGCGGACAAGACCCGCGCTGCGATCCGGGTGCCGCTCGGTACGCGGGCCAAGTTCGTGTTCGCGGTGTCCGACCGCCAGGGTAACGTCGTCGGCCTGTTCCGCCAGCCGGACGCGACCGTGTTCTCCATCGACGTGGCCGTGGCGAAGTCCCGCAACGTGGCTTACTACGCGAACCCGACGCAACTCCAGTTGATCGACCAAGTTCAGGGGTTGCCGTCGGGGGCGGCGCTCACGAACCGCACGTTCCGGTACCTCGGCGAACCCCGGTTCCCGGAAGGGATCGACGCGGCACCGCCGGGGCCGTTTTCGCAACTCAACGACGACCCGACCGGCACGAACCGGTTCACGGGCCTGCTGACCGGGGCGGCCCTGCCCGCGTCGGCGTACCAGAGTGTCGTCGGGCACGACTCCTTCAACCCAGGTACCAACTTCCACAGCCCGTTCAACGTGCTCAACCAGAACGGGATCGTGTTCTTCCCCGGGAGTTCGCCCCTGTACCGAGGGGGCATCCTGCAAGGCGGCTTCGGGGTCAGCGGCGACGGTGTCGACCAGGACGACGTGACGACCGTGGGCGGGCAGACCGGGTTCGAGGCACCGAACCCGATCCGGGCCGATCAGTTCCTCGTGAACGGGGTCCGGCTGCCGTACCAGAAATTCAACCGCAACCCGGAGGGGTAA
- a CDS encoding 5-(carboxyamino)imidazole ribonucleotide synthase, with translation MRLGIIGGGQLGRMLALAGYPLGIRPTVLEPGTGSSAAQVCDHIAGEFDDLQALYKLAQASDVVTFEFENVPVESARWLAERVPMFPPARALEVSQERLAEKQFFQSLGIPTPPFAPIESEADFHRAVAEIGLPAVLKTRRFGYDGKGQAVIRTPDEANAAWQKLGGRPLILEGFVKFDRELSLVAVRGRDGQIVTYPLIENVHIDGILHRSIAPAPDLGEELTERATEFAARVLTELNYVGVLTIEWFQDGPRLLANEMAPRVHNSGHWTIEGALTSQFENHVRAVCGLPLGRADAVGFSAMYNFIGEALPTPAVLANPDAHLHLYGKSARPGRKIGHVTLRASSAAELREKLPEWDAQFARG, from the coding sequence ATGAGACTCGGCATTATCGGCGGCGGGCAACTCGGTCGCATGCTCGCGCTGGCGGGGTACCCGCTCGGAATTCGGCCCACTGTTCTGGAACCGGGGACCGGTTCGTCGGCCGCGCAGGTGTGCGATCACATCGCCGGCGAGTTCGACGACCTTCAGGCGCTCTACAAGCTGGCCCAGGCGTCCGACGTCGTAACGTTCGAGTTCGAGAACGTGCCGGTCGAATCCGCCCGGTGGCTCGCCGAGCGCGTGCCGATGTTCCCGCCGGCACGCGCGCTCGAAGTGTCGCAAGAGCGCCTCGCGGAGAAGCAGTTCTTCCAGTCGCTCGGCATTCCCACGCCGCCCTTTGCACCGATCGAAAGCGAAGCCGATTTTCACCGCGCGGTCGCGGAGATCGGCCTGCCCGCGGTCCTGAAAACGCGGCGCTTCGGATACGACGGGAAGGGGCAGGCCGTTATTCGCACACCGGACGAAGCGAACGCGGCGTGGCAGAAGTTGGGCGGGCGCCCCCTCATCCTCGAAGGGTTCGTGAAGTTCGATCGTGAACTGTCGCTGGTCGCCGTGCGCGGGCGCGACGGGCAGATCGTCACGTACCCGCTGATCGAAAACGTTCACATCGACGGCATCTTGCACCGCTCGATCGCACCCGCGCCGGACTTGGGCGAGGAACTAACCGAGCGCGCGACCGAGTTCGCGGCCCGCGTGCTCACCGAATTGAATTACGTCGGCGTGCTGACGATCGAGTGGTTCCAGGACGGTCCGCGACTGCTCGCGAACGAAATGGCACCGCGGGTCCACAATTCCGGGCACTGGACTATTGAGGGGGCGCTCACGAGTCAGTTCGAGAACCACGTCCGTGCGGTGTGCGGGTTACCGCTCGGACGCGCGGACGCGGTCGGGTTCTCGGCGATGTACAACTTCATCGGCGAAGCGCTGCCGACTCCCGCGGTCCTCGCGAACCCGGACGCCCACCTGCACCTCTACGGCAAGTCCGCGCGCCCGGGGCGCAAGATCGGGCACGTTACGCTCCGTGCGAGTAGCGCGGCCGAACTGCGGGAAAAGCTGCCTGAGTGGGACGCACAGTTCGCGCGGGGGTGA
- the purE gene encoding 5-(carboxyamino)imidazole ribonucleotide mutase, producing MTDERPTPNSPSTAAVPPRVGIIMGSRSDWATMQHAADVLKELKIPHEVEIVSAHRTPDKLFDYAESAEVRGIEVIIAGAGGAAHLPGMCAAKTVLPVLGVPVESAVLRGVDSLLSIVQMPAGVPVGTLAIGKAGAINAALFAAAILALKTPSIREALKHFRATRTQEVLDNPNPRVQPSGG from the coding sequence ATGACCGACGAACGCCCGACCCCCAACTCGCCGTCCACCGCCGCCGTGCCCCCGCGCGTGGGAATCATCATGGGGTCGCGCTCGGACTGGGCCACGATGCAGCACGCGGCCGACGTGCTCAAAGAACTCAAGATCCCGCACGAGGTGGAAATCGTGTCGGCCCACCGCACGCCGGACAAGCTGTTCGACTACGCCGAGAGTGCCGAGGTGCGCGGGATCGAAGTTATCATCGCGGGGGCCGGGGGCGCCGCGCACCTGCCCGGAATGTGCGCCGCGAAAACCGTGCTCCCGGTGCTCGGAGTGCCGGTGGAATCGGCCGTGCTGCGCGGCGTCGATTCGCTACTCTCGATCGTACAGATGCCCGCCGGCGTCCCGGTCGGCACGCTGGCCATCGGTAAGGCCGGCGCGATCAACGCGGCGCTCTTCGCCGCAGCGATTCTCGCGCTGAAGACGCCGAGTATCCGCGAGGCGCTCAAGCACTTCCGCGCCACGCGCACGCAAGAAGTGCTCGACAACCCCAACCCCCGCGTGCAACCGAGTGGCGGGTAG